The stretch of DNA AGTTGATGACACACTTCATAACCATCCATTTGAGGCATCTTAACATCTAGCAAAATCAAATCAGGTGGTACTGCTTGCGCTCCCCTTATTCCACTAGAACCTTTAGTCACACTACGAACTTTGTAGCCTTTTTCCGTCAACATTTGGGAAAGTAAAGCCAAATTTTCTGGAGTATCGTCGATCACTAAAATATCTGCTAAAGGACGAGCGGACTGTTTCAACATTGATTTTGATAGATCGATGGTTCTTAATCCTAGTTGTTCTTTTATCTTCACAGATCTAACGCTTAAAGCTGGATAAATATTTTACTTTTAACAATAGATATATTTAACTGCTAGAGCGAGAAGAAATCGGGAGATTGATTAAGATACTACAATCAAAATCAGGATTAATTTGTTTGTGCTGAGAGAAAAGGGTAGCTGATTTTTTTTCTATTCGTTATTGGTAGATAATTGTTTTTTTAAATCCGCTAAAGAAGCCCAACGACTATCAATCCCAGAGCTAGCAACCGAAGGAGTTACTTCTGTTCCTTGGCAAGTTTTACCACAAAGCTGACGTAGAGGCATAGCTAAAGATAGTTGTTCGTAGAGCCAAGTTTCTGGTTCAAAATATCCGTCAGGAGATAAGGTTTCTGAAAGATCTTCAACTGCCACTTCTCTTTCTTGAGGAAAATCTTCAGATTGTTCTGCTTCTAACCAAATTAATTCGGAAGTATTAATCGAGATACGATGATTGTAGTGGTTAAGACAGCGATCGCAAACTAACGTTACAATAGTTTCTGCCTTAGCCACAACTTCTAAATAGTTCCCACCATGCTTAATCACCATTAATCCTCGTATCGGAGTAAGAGTATTTAAACCAGCAATTGATTCTTGGATGGTAACCTCTTCTTTACGCTCCGATAGTTTAAGTAAACGAGGGATATAAATAGCTTCCATTACTTTATCTTGAGACTATTTCTGGATTTTATTCACGCAGTCGCACAACTAAGCGTCGGTCTGGCTCTTGTCCACGGCTTTCGGTTTGAATATCTTCAGAATTCTGTAACAAACTGTGAATTTGTCGTCTTTCAGCAGAAGATAATTGAGTTAATTCTACTTCTTGCCCCGTGTTTCTAACTTGTTGTACTGCTTGTTCTGCTAAGGTTACTAGTTCTTGATATCGTTGAACTCGATAACCATCTATTTCTATGGTAACAGAACCTTGAAATTCCGATTCCGGACTAAGATTGAGTAAAGTATTAGCTAAATACTGAATTGCGTCAATATTTTCACCTTTATCACCAATCAATAACTGAGTTTGCTGTTCAGTTAAATTAGTGGTTTCAATCGCTAACCAACAAGAATCGGTTTCGGCGGGTACTCGCTCAAGTAATTCTGGACTGACGGAAGTAGGAAACCCCATCAATTCCAGAAGTGTTTCTAACCATTCTTGCCCTTGTTGGACTTGTTGTTCCATATTACTTTCTAGCCAGAGGTTTTCTCTTTTTTCTTAGAACGTTTACGTTCAAAAGGAAGGGTTTCTCTTGATTGCTCTGCTTTTTCCTGTTGCTCAACGATTTTTTGTAAGTTTTCAGGTAAAGGTTCTCGCATCAAAAACCAAGTTTGACCGGTTTGGAACAGATTGGCAACCAAAATATACATTAATACCCCTGCTGGTAGAGGGAAAAACAGAAACATCCCACTAAAAATGATGGGCATCAGTTGGTTAACTGCTTGTTGTTGGTCGGCATTAGAGCCTTTATTTTGTTGTCCACCAGTCAGTTGTTGGTTAACGTAAATGCTGACACCAAAGAGTAAAACCATTGCTAAAATATCAAAATTGATCTTACCTTCTGAATCGGTTACACCAACTTGACCTAGAGCTTTAATAAATAAGAAACCTTTATCCGCAGCAATTCCTGGGATAGTTCCTTGAATGGTTGCATCTCCTGGTTCTAAAGCTTCAATAGTGCCATCGTCATTAATTTTTACTCTTTCCGAGCCTTTCGTTACTTCCCAATGAGGCTGTAAATTATATTCTGCATTTTCTGAAATTAAATTTTGGAAAGGTTTTCCTTCAACTGTTTGAAAATCTACTTTAGTTTTTTCTCCCACTACCAACTTATTACCTGCTGGTAATAAAGCTGCTACTTTGTAATGAACCCCATCTTCGATATAAATATTTTGAGGTTTAGTAACAAAAGCTTGTGGTTGAATTCGTTCGATTTGTTCTTGAGGAAAAACTTGTAAATCTACAGTGTAATTAATATTACTAAAGGGCGATCCTCTTAAAGTAGCAAACAAAGCAAATAAAATAGGCATCTGCAAAAGCAAAGGCAAACAACCAGCTAAAGGGTTGCCAAACTCCTGCATCAGTTTCCCCATTTCTTCTTGTTGCTTAGCAGGATCGTTTTTATAACGTTTTTGAATTTCTTCCTGTCTTTCTTTCATTAAAGGCTGAACAATTTTCATTTTTCGCATATTGCGAATTTGTCCAGCACTAAGAGGAAACACAGCAAAACGAACTACTAAGGTCAGTGCAATAATTGCAAAACCATAACTAGGCACAATCCCATAGAAAAAATCTAGGATTGGCAACATAATATTGTTGGAAATAAAACCGATACCAAAATCCATTATTCAACAAGTCCAGCCTGTGGGCGGTAGTTTTTTCTCAGTCTAGTGTACTCGATCGCGTTCGTAATTATTCTTTACAGATCGAATTTAATTAGCCAGCAATTGATTCAACTGATTTCCCAGTTTTCGCTGCTGCTTTTTCGGCAATGTAATTAGAGATTTCTCGAAAATTAGGCATTGCTCGCAATTCCAAGCGACTTTTATCTTTCAGGGTAACGACTAAATCGCCCCATAATCCAATTCCTCTGGGAACTTTAACAACTTTAACTATTTCTGAATAAATAATATCGGTGCGATCGCGCCCCATCCAACCACCAGTCACAGAAATACGGCGATCGGTAATTCGGTAACGCAACCACAGCGCACGCACAATTGCTCCTACAGTTAAAGGAATACAAATAACAGTAAACGCTAGCAAAATATTGATAATTAAATCGCCAATATGAGGACCGCCTTCATAATAAACT from Stanieria cyanosphaera PCC 7437 encodes:
- a CDS encoding YceD family protein, encoding MEAIYIPRLLKLSERKEEVTIQESIAGLNTLTPIRGLMVIKHGGNYLEVVAKAETIVTLVCDRCLNHYNHRISINTSELIWLEAEQSEDFPQEREVAVEDLSETLSPDGYFEPETWLYEQLSLAMPLRQLCGKTCQGTEVTPSVASSGIDSRWASLADLKKQLSTNNE
- a CDS encoding Jag family protein, translated to MEQQVQQGQEWLETLLELMGFPTSVSPELLERVPAETDSCWLAIETTNLTEQQTQLLIGDKGENIDAIQYLANTLLNLSPESEFQGSVTIEIDGYRVQRYQELVTLAEQAVQQVRNTGQEVELTQLSSAERRQIHSLLQNSEDIQTESRGQEPDRRLVVRLRE
- the yidC gene encoding membrane protein insertase YidC — protein: MDFGIGFISNNIMLPILDFFYGIVPSYGFAIIALTLVVRFAVFPLSAGQIRNMRKMKIVQPLMKERQEEIQKRYKNDPAKQQEEMGKLMQEFGNPLAGCLPLLLQMPILFALFATLRGSPFSNINYTVDLQVFPQEQIERIQPQAFVTKPQNIYIEDGVHYKVAALLPAGNKLVVGEKTKVDFQTVEGKPFQNLISENAEYNLQPHWEVTKGSERVKINDDGTIEALEPGDATIQGTIPGIAADKGFLFIKALGQVGVTDSEGKINFDILAMVLLFGVSIYVNQQLTGGQQNKGSNADQQQAVNQLMPIIFSGMFLFFPLPAGVLMYILVANLFQTGQTWFLMREPLPENLQKIVEQQEKAEQSRETLPFERKRSKKKEKTSG
- a CDS encoding PH domain-containing protein, whose product is MGIKEEVYYEGGPHIGDLIINILLAFTVICIPLTVGAIVRALWLRYRITDRRISVTGGWMGRDRTDIIYSEIVKVVKVPRGIGLWGDLVVTLKDKSRLELRAMPNFREISNYIAEKAAAKTGKSVESIAG